In Streptococcus uberis, a single window of DNA contains:
- the comGB gene encoding competence type IV pilus assembly protein ComGB encodes MSNFLNKDISITKKPSWKKLKAKQQYQLIKLLHNLSLSGFNLNEMVSFLEKAHLLEDHFVQRMKIDLMNGRDISEMMAHLGFSDALVTQLSLAEVHGNTTNCLAKIEDYMAQSNRIRQKTIEVITYPMVLMTFLIVILMGLRHYLLPQIGEENQLTHFLNLFPTVLLLTFFAMIAVVIFLRLCWRKKSQLKQLLVYSKIPLLSAVLQLYLTAYYAREWGNLIAQGVELATILQLMQKEKSVLMREMGSTMEKALLEGKSFDQSVGIFPFFKRELSLMIEYGEIKGKLGQELDIYAQVSWENYFRKLRQMTQWLQPLIFILVAIIIVMIYAAMLLPMYQTIGGEI; translated from the coding sequence TTGAGCAACTTCTTAAACAAGGATATATCGATAACGAAAAAGCCAAGTTGGAAAAAATTAAAGGCTAAACAACAATACCAGCTGATCAAATTATTACATAATCTTAGTCTAAGTGGGTTTAACTTGAACGAAATGGTATCTTTTCTTGAGAAGGCACATCTCTTAGAGGATCATTTTGTTCAAAGAATGAAAATAGATTTAATGAATGGACGAGATATTTCGGAAATGATGGCCCATCTTGGATTCTCAGATGCATTGGTAACACAGCTAAGTTTAGCTGAAGTCCATGGGAACACCACCAACTGTTTAGCAAAGATAGAAGATTATATGGCTCAATCCAATCGGATTAGACAAAAAACCATTGAAGTCATTACTTATCCTATGGTCTTGATGACCTTCTTAATCGTGATTTTGATGGGCTTACGCCATTATTTACTTCCGCAAATAGGAGAGGAAAACCAGCTAACACATTTTCTAAATTTATTTCCGACAGTATTGCTTTTGACTTTCTTTGCTATGATTGCGGTAGTAATCTTCCTCAGACTCTGCTGGCGAAAAAAATCCCAGTTAAAACAATTATTAGTGTATAGTAAAATCCCTCTTTTATCAGCTGTTTTACAATTGTATCTAACTGCCTATTATGCGAGAGAGTGGGGCAATCTTATTGCACAAGGTGTTGAACTAGCAACTATTTTGCAACTGATGCAAAAGGAAAAATCCGTATTGATGCGGGAAATGGGTTCAACAATGGAAAAAGCTTTGTTGGAAGGGAAATCTTTTGACCAGTCTGTGGGCATCTTCCCATTTTTTAAAAGGGAATTGAGCTTAATGATTGAATATGGAGAAATCAAAGGAAAACTCGGTCAAGAGTTAGACATTTATGCACAAGTCAGTTGGGAAAACTATTTTAGAAAGTTACGACAGATGACTCAATGGTTACAACCCCTCATTTTCATACTTGTAGCCATTATAATCGTTATGATTTATGCGGCAATGTTATTGCCAATGTATCAAACCATCGGAGGTGAAATATAA
- the rpoB gene encoding DNA-directed RNA polymerase subunit beta → MAGHEVRYGKHRTRRSFSRINEVLDLPNLIEIQTDSFQDFLDTGLREVFEDVLPISNFTDTMELEFVGYEFKEPKYTLEEARIHDASYSAPIFVTFRLVNKETGEIKTQEVFFGDFPIMTEMGTFIINGGERIIVSQLVRSPGVYFNDKVDKNGKVGYGSTVIPNRGAWLELETDAKDIAYTRIDRTRKIPFTTLVRALGFSGDDEILDIFGDSELVRNTIEKDIHKNPSDSRTDEALKEIYERLRPGEPKTADSSRSLLIARFFDARRYDLAAVGRYKINKKLNVKTRLLNQIIAENLVDSETGEILVEAGTEMTRDVIESIEAHIDGDLNKFVYTPNDYAVVTEPVVLQKFKVQSPLDPDKVVTIVGNATPDDKVRALTPADILAEMSYFLNLSEGIGKVDDIDHLGNRRIRAVGELLANQFRIGLARMERNVRERMSVQDNDVLTPQQIINIRPVTAAVKEFFGSSQLSQFMDQHNPLSELSHKRRLSALGPGGLTRDRAGYEVRDVHYTHYGRMCPIETPEGPNIGLINNLSSFGHLNKYGFIQTPYRKVDRATGVVTNEIVWLTADEEDEFTVAQANSKLNEDGTFAEEIVMGRHQGNNQEFAASTVDFVDVSPKQVVAVATACIPFLENDDSNRALMGANMQRQAVPLIDPKAPFVGTGMEYQAAHDSGAAVIAQHDGKVVFSDAEKVEVRREDGSLDVYHVTKFRRSNSGTAYNQRTLVKVGDIVEKGDFIADGPSMEKGEMALGQNPVVAYMTWEGYNFEDAVIMSERLVKEDVYTSVHLEEFESETRDTKLGPEEITREVPNVGEEALRDLDEMGIIRIGAEVKEGDILVGKVTPKGEKDLSAEERLLHAIFGDKSREVRDTSLRVPHGGDGIVRDVKIFTRANGDELQSGVNMLVRVYIAQKRKIKVGDKMAGRHGNKGVVSRIVPVEDMPYLPDGTPVDIMLNPLGVPSRMNIGQVMELHLGMAARNLGIHIATPVFDGATAEDLWDTVAEAGMDSDAKTILYDGRTGEPFDNRVSVGVMYMIKLHHMVDDKLHARSVGPYSLVTQQPLGGKAQFGGQRFGEMEVWALEAYGASNVLQEILTYKSDDVTGRLKAYEAITKGKPIPKPGVPESFRVLVKELQSLGLDMRVLDEDDNEVELRDLDEGEDDDVMHVDDLEKAREKQAQETPEVSENSEEK, encoded by the coding sequence TTGGCAGGACATGAAGTTCGATACGGAAAACACCGTACACGTCGTAGCTTTTCAAGAATCAATGAAGTTCTTGATTTACCAAATTTGATTGAGATTCAAACAGACTCATTCCAAGATTTTCTGGACACAGGTTTAAGGGAAGTATTTGAAGACGTGCTTCCAATTTCAAACTTTACAGATACAATGGAATTGGAATTTGTTGGTTACGAATTCAAAGAACCAAAATATACTCTTGAAGAAGCACGTATCCATGATGCAAGCTACTCTGCACCTATTTTTGTTACGTTTAGATTAGTCAACAAAGAAACAGGTGAAATCAAAACTCAAGAAGTTTTCTTTGGTGACTTCCCAATTATGACTGAAATGGGAACTTTTATCATCAATGGTGGTGAACGTATTATTGTTTCCCAGTTAGTGCGATCTCCAGGGGTCTATTTCAATGATAAAGTTGATAAAAATGGTAAAGTTGGTTATGGGTCAACGGTTATTCCTAACCGTGGAGCATGGTTGGAATTAGAAACAGATGCCAAAGATATCGCATACACTCGTATTGACCGTACCCGCAAAATTCCATTTACGACCTTAGTACGTGCCTTAGGTTTTTCAGGGGATGATGAAATCCTCGATATTTTTGGAGATAGTGAATTAGTACGTAATACTATTGAAAAAGATATCCATAAAAACCCAAGTGATTCTCGTACGGATGAAGCGTTAAAAGAAATTTATGAGCGTTTAAGACCAGGTGAACCCAAAACTGCTGACAGTTCTCGTAGCTTATTGATTGCACGTTTCTTTGATGCAAGACGTTATGATTTAGCTGCTGTTGGACGTTATAAAATCAATAAAAAGCTAAATGTAAAGACTCGTCTTTTGAACCAAATTATTGCGGAAAACCTTGTGGATAGTGAAACAGGTGAAATTTTAGTTGAAGCTGGAACAGAAATGACTCGTGATGTCATTGAGTCAATTGAGGCACATATTGATGGTGATTTGAACAAGTTTGTTTACACACCTAATGATTATGCTGTTGTTACAGAACCAGTTGTTCTTCAAAAATTTAAAGTTCAATCACCACTAGATCCTGATAAAGTGGTTACAATTGTTGGTAATGCAACACCTGATGATAAGGTTCGTGCCTTAACACCAGCCGATATTTTGGCTGAAATGTCATACTTCTTAAATCTTTCTGAAGGGATTGGAAAAGTTGATGATATCGACCACTTAGGTAACCGTCGTATTCGTGCAGTTGGTGAGTTGCTTGCTAACCAATTCCGTATTGGTCTTGCACGTATGGAACGAAACGTGCGTGAACGTATGTCTGTTCAAGATAATGATGTTTTAACGCCACAACAAATCATTAACATTCGTCCTGTTACTGCTGCGGTCAAAGAATTCTTTGGATCATCTCAGTTGTCACAGTTTATGGACCAACACAATCCATTGTCTGAGCTATCACACAAACGCCGTTTATCAGCCTTAGGACCTGGTGGTTTGACACGTGATCGTGCCGGCTATGAAGTTCGTGACGTGCATTATACTCACTATGGACGTATGTGTCCAATTGAAACACCAGAAGGACCAAACATTGGTTTGATTAATAACTTATCATCATTTGGTCATCTAAATAAATATGGTTTCATTCAAACACCTTACCGTAAAGTTGATCGAGCAACAGGTGTTGTTACTAACGAAATCGTTTGGTTAACAGCAGATGAAGAAGATGAATTTACAGTTGCACAGGCTAACTCTAAATTAAATGAAGATGGTACCTTTGCTGAAGAAATCGTCATGGGACGTCATCAAGGTAATAACCAAGAGTTTGCTGCAAGCACTGTTGATTTCGTTGACGTATCACCTAAACAAGTAGTTGCGGTCGCAACAGCATGTATTCCTTTCTTAGAAAACGATGACTCAAACCGTGCCCTTATGGGTGCTAACATGCAACGTCAGGCTGTGCCTTTGATTGATCCTAAAGCACCATTTGTTGGTACTGGTATGGAATATCAAGCTGCCCATGATTCTGGTGCGGCAGTGATTGCACAACATGATGGTAAAGTTGTCTTCTCAGATGCTGAAAAAGTAGAAGTTCGCCGTGAAGATGGTTCGCTTGATGTGTATCATGTAACCAAATTCCGTCGTTCAAACTCAGGTACTGCATATAACCAAAGAACCCTTGTTAAAGTTGGAGATATCGTCGAAAAAGGTGACTTTATTGCCGATGGACCTTCAATGGAAAAAGGTGAAATGGCTCTTGGTCAAAACCCTGTCGTTGCTTACATGACTTGGGAAGGTTACAACTTTGAGGATGCTGTTATCATGAGTGAACGTCTTGTAAAAGAAGATGTTTATACCTCTGTCCACTTAGAAGAATTTGAATCAGAAACACGTGACACAAAGCTTGGGCCTGAAGAAATTACCCGTGAAGTTCCAAATGTTGGTGAAGAAGCCCTTAGAGACTTAGATGAAATGGGTATTATCCGTATTGGTGCGGAAGTTAAAGAAGGCGATATTCTTGTTGGTAAAGTAACACCAAAAGGTGAAAAAGACTTATCAGCAGAAGAACGCTTATTGCATGCCATCTTTGGTGACAAATCACGTGAAGTGCGTGATACATCTCTTCGTGTTCCTCACGGTGGTGACGGAATTGTTCGTGATGTCAAAATCTTTACACGCGCAAATGGTGACGAGCTTCAATCAGGCGTTAACATGCTTGTTCGTGTTTATATTGCTCAAAAACGTAAAATTAAAGTTGGTGACAAGATGGCCGGTCGTCACGGAAATAAAGGGGTTGTTTCTCGTATCGTTCCAGTAGAAGACATGCCATACTTACCGGACGGAACTCCTGTTGATATCATGTTGAATCCATTAGGGGTACCATCTCGTATGAATATTGGACAAGTTATGGAGCTTCACCTTGGTATGGCTGCCCGTAATTTAGGTATCCATATCGCAACTCCAGTATTCGATGGAGCAACTGCTGAAGATTTATGGGATACTGTTGCTGAAGCTGGAATGGATTCCGATGCCAAAACAATCTTGTATGATGGCCGTACAGGTGAACCATTCGATAACCGTGTGTCAGTCGGTGTCATGTATATGATTAAACTTCACCACATGGTTGATGATAAACTTCACGCACGTTCAGTAGGACCATACTCACTTGTTACACAACAACCACTTGGTGGTAAAGCGCAATTTGGTGGACAACGTTTCGGTGAGATGGAGGTTTGGGCTCTTGAAGCTTATGGTGCTTCAAATGTTCTTCAAGAAATCTTGACTTACAAGTCAGATGATGTTACTGGACGTTTGAAAGCTTATGAAGCTATTACAAAAGGCAAACCAATTCCAAAACCAGGTGTTCCAGAATCATTCCGAGTGCTTGTTAAAGAATTACAATCACTTGGTTTAGATATGCGTGTTCTTGATGAAGACGACAATGAAGTTGAACTTCGCGATCTTGATGAAGGTGAAGATGATGACGTGATGCACGTAGATGATCTTGAAAAAGCGCGTGAAAAACAAGCACAAGAAACACCTGAAGTTTCTGAAAACAGTGAAGAAAAATAA
- a CDS encoding recombinase family protein, translating into MITTNKVAIYVRVSTTNQAEEGYSIDEQKDKLTSYCNIKDWSIYNVYTDGGFSGSNTERPALEQLIKDAKKKAFDTVLVYKLDRLSRSQKDTLYLIEDVFIKNDIAFLSLQENFDTSTPFGKAMIGLLSVFAQLEREQIKERMQLGKLGRAKSGKPMMWAKAAYGYNYNKERSELIVNELEAIVVREIYHLYLQGMSITKIRDRINDKYPKKPAWHYRIIRGILDNPVYCGYNQYLNQIYPGNHEPIISEEVYNKTQKELKIRQRTAAEYFNPRPFQAKYMLSGIAQCGYCYAPLKIIMGMVRKDGTRYIRYECYQRHPRKTKGVTVYNNNEKCHSGAYEKHVLESYVLQEISKLQNDVSYIDELFSDPDTASIDRESYQKQIDSLTNKLKRLNDLYIDDRITLEELKEKALEFTTTRAHLETELENDPAIKQQEKKEHMRQVLKAEDILSIDYEQQKILVKALINKVQVTAEAIVIKWKI; encoded by the coding sequence ATGATTACAACAAATAAGGTAGCTATCTACGTCAGAGTATCGACAACAAATCAGGCTGAGGAGGGATACTCAATTGATGAACAAAAAGACAAACTGACTAGCTACTGCAATATCAAAGATTGGTCAATCTACAATGTCTATACGGACGGTGGTTTTTCAGGTTCAAATACTGAGCGCCCAGCCCTAGAGCAACTGATCAAGGACGCTAAAAAGAAAGCTTTTGATACTGTTTTAGTCTACAAATTAGACCGCCTAAGCCGTAGCCAAAAGGATACACTTTATCTGATAGAAGATGTATTTATCAAGAATGATATAGCTTTTCTTAGCTTGCAGGAGAATTTTGACACCTCCACCCCTTTTGGAAAAGCTATGATAGGCCTATTAAGCGTATTCGCTCAGCTTGAACGTGAGCAAATCAAAGAACGTATGCAGCTAGGCAAACTAGGCCGAGCTAAGTCAGGAAAACCTATGATGTGGGCTAAGGCGGCTTATGGTTACAATTACAACAAAGAACGTAGCGAACTAATAGTAAATGAATTAGAGGCAATCGTTGTCAGAGAAATATATCATCTCTATTTACAAGGGATGTCAATCACTAAAATAAGAGACAGGATAAATGATAAATACCCCAAAAAGCCAGCCTGGCATTATAGGATAATCAGAGGAATTTTAGATAACCCTGTTTATTGCGGTTACAACCAGTATCTAAATCAAATTTATCCAGGAAACCATGAGCCTATTATCTCTGAGGAGGTCTACAACAAAACTCAGAAGGAACTCAAGATAAGACAACGGACAGCGGCTGAATACTTCAATCCTAGACCATTTCAAGCAAAATATATGTTATCAGGTATTGCCCAATGTGGTTACTGCTACGCTCCTCTAAAAATAATAATGGGAATGGTCAGAAAAGACGGTACTAGATATATCAGATATGAATGTTATCAAAGACACCCTAGAAAAACCAAAGGCGTGACTGTCTACAACAATAACGAAAAGTGCCACTCTGGAGCTTATGAAAAACACGTTTTAGAGTCCTATGTACTTCAGGAAATCAGTAAGCTACAGAATGATGTTAGCTACATTGATGAGCTCTTCTCAGATCCTGATACTGCCTCTATAGACCGTGAAAGCTATCAAAAGCAAATAGACAGCCTCACTAACAAGCTAAAGCGACTCAATGACCTATATATAGATGACCGTATCACACTAGAAGAACTGAAAGAAAAGGCCCTTGAATTTACAACTACTAGAGCACACCTTGAGACTGAGCTAGAGAATGACCCTGCCATTAAACAACAAGAGAAAAAAGAGCACATGAGGCAGGTGCTCAAAGCTGAAGACATTCTTAGTATTGACTATGAGCAACAAAAAATATTAGTAAAAGCCTTAATCAATAAGGTTCAGGTCACGGCTGAGGCTATCGTTATCAAGTGGAAGATATAA
- the rpoC gene encoding DNA-directed RNA polymerase subunit beta': MVDVNRFKSMQITLASPSKVRSWSYGEVKKPETINYRTLKPEREGLFDEVIFGPTKDWECACGKYKRIRYKGIVCDRCGVEVTRAKVRRERMGHIELKAPVSHIWYFKGIPSRMGLTLDMSPRALEEVIYFAAYVVIDPMDTPLEPKSLLTEREYREKVQEYGYGSFIAKMGAEAIQDLLKRVDLPAEIAELKEELKTATGQKRIKAVRRLDVLDAFNKSGNKPEWMVLNILPVIPPDLRPMVQLDGGRFAASDLNDLYRRVINRNNRLARLLELNAPGIIVQNEKRMLQEAVDALIDNGRRGRPITGPGSRPLKSLSHMLKGKQGRFRQNLLGKRVDFSGRSVIAVGPTLKMYQCGVPREMAIELFKPFVMREIVAKEYAGNVKAAKRMVERGDERIWDILEEVIKEHPVLLNRAPTLHRLGIQAFEPVLIDGKALRLHPLVCEAYNADFDGDQMAIHVPLSEEAQAEARLLMLAAEHILNPKDGKPVVTPSQDMVLGNYYLTMEDAGREGEGMIFKDIDEAVMAYQNGYAHLHSRVGIAVDSMPNKPWKDSQRHKIMVTTVGKILFNAIMPEDLPYLQEPNNANLTEGTPDKYFLEAGQDIQEVIDNLPINVPFKKKNLGNIIAETFKRFRTTETSAFLDRLKDLGYYHSTLAGLTVGIADIPVIDNKAEIIEAAHRRVEDINKAFRRGLMTEDDRYIAVTTTWREAKEALEKRLIETQDPKNPIVMMMDSGARGNISNFSQLAGMRGLMAAPNGRIMELPILSNFREGLSVLEMFFSTHGARKGMTDTALKTADSGYLTRRLVDVAQDVIIREDDCGTDRGLVIRAITDGKEVTETLEERLQGRYTRKSVKHPETGEVLIGADQLISEDMARKIVEAGVEEVTIRSVFTCATRHGVCRHCYGINLATGDAVEVGEAVGTIAAQSIGEPGTQLTMRTFHTGGVASNTDITQGLPRIQEIFEARNPKGEAVITEVKGKVVDIEEDASTRTKKVYVEGKTGNGEYVVPFTARMKVEIGDEVNRGEALTEGSIQPKRLLEVRDTLSVETYLLAEVQKVYRSQGVEIGDKHVEVMVRQMLRKVRVMDPGDTDLLPGTLMDISDFTDANKEIVISGGIPATSRPVLMGITKASLETNSFLSAASFQETTRVLTDAAIRGKKDHLLGLKENVIIGKIIPAGTGMARYRNIEPQAINEVEIIEETEQAEETVVTEAE; this comes from the coding sequence GTGGTTGACGTAAATCGTTTTAAAAGTATGCAAATCACATTAGCCTCACCAAGTAAAGTCCGTTCATGGTCTTATGGTGAAGTTAAAAAACCTGAAACAATCAACTACCGTACATTAAAACCTGAACGTGAAGGTCTCTTTGATGAAGTTATCTTTGGACCAACTAAAGATTGGGAATGTGCGTGTGGTAAATACAAACGTATCCGTTACAAAGGTATTGTTTGTGACCGTTGTGGTGTTGAAGTAACACGCGCTAAAGTTCGTCGTGAACGTATGGGACATATTGAGTTAAAAGCTCCAGTGTCACATATTTGGTATTTTAAAGGTATTCCATCACGTATGGGCTTAACGCTTGATATGAGTCCACGTGCACTAGAAGAAGTTATTTATTTTGCGGCTTATGTCGTTATTGATCCAATGGATACACCATTGGAACCAAAATCACTTCTTACAGAACGTGAGTACCGTGAAAAAGTTCAAGAATACGGTTATGGTTCATTTATTGCTAAAATGGGAGCAGAAGCGATTCAAGATCTCTTGAAAAGAGTTGATCTTCCTGCTGAAATTGCTGAACTAAAAGAAGAGTTAAAAACAGCAACAGGACAAAAACGTATTAAAGCAGTTCGTCGTTTGGACGTTCTTGATGCCTTTAACAAATCTGGAAACAAACCAGAATGGATGGTTCTGAACATCTTGCCAGTTATTCCACCGGATCTTCGTCCGATGGTTCAATTAGATGGTGGTCGTTTTGCAGCGTCCGATTTAAATGACTTATACCGCCGTGTTATTAACCGTAATAACCGTTTAGCTCGACTTCTAGAACTTAATGCTCCTGGTATTATTGTTCAGAATGAAAAACGGATGCTTCAAGAAGCAGTAGATGCTTTAATCGATAACGGTCGTCGTGGACGTCCAATTACTGGACCAGGAAGCCGTCCATTGAAATCATTAAGCCACATGCTTAAAGGTAAACAAGGTCGTTTCCGTCAAAACTTGCTTGGTAAACGTGTTGACTTCTCAGGTCGTTCCGTTATCGCTGTAGGTCCAACTCTTAAAATGTACCAATGTGGTGTGCCACGTGAAATGGCTATCGAGCTCTTCAAACCATTTGTTATGCGTGAAATTGTTGCCAAAGAATACGCTGGTAACGTTAAAGCGGCTAAACGTATGGTTGAACGTGGTGACGAACGTATTTGGGATATTCTAGAAGAAGTTATTAAAGAACACCCAGTACTTCTTAACCGCGCACCTACCCTTCACAGACTTGGTATCCAAGCTTTTGAACCAGTTCTTATCGATGGTAAAGCCCTTCGTCTTCACCCACTTGTATGTGAAGCCTACAATGCCGACTTCGATGGGGACCAAATGGCCATCCACGTACCATTGTCTGAAGAAGCACAAGCAGAAGCACGTTTGTTGATGCTAGCAGCAGAGCACATCCTCAATCCGAAAGATGGTAAACCAGTCGTTACACCGTCACAGGACATGGTTTTAGGGAACTATTACCTAACAATGGAAGATGCTGGCCGCGAAGGTGAAGGAATGATCTTCAAGGATATTGATGAGGCAGTTATGGCTTATCAAAATGGCTACGCTCATTTACATAGCCGTGTTGGTATAGCAGTTGATAGCATGCCGAATAAACCTTGGAAAGATAGTCAAAGACATAAAATCATGGTAACCACAGTTGGTAAGATTTTATTCAATGCTATCATGCCAGAAGATCTTCCATATCTACAAGAACCAAACAATGCCAACTTAACAGAAGGAACACCAGACAAGTACTTCTTAGAAGCTGGTCAAGACATTCAAGAAGTCATCGATAATTTACCAATTAATGTTCCTTTCAAAAAGAAAAACCTTGGTAACATCATCGCGGAAACTTTCAAACGTTTCCGTACAACAGAAACATCAGCCTTCCTTGACCGTTTGAAAGACTTGGGTTATTACCATTCAACACTGGCTGGTTTGACAGTGGGTATCGCCGATATCCCAGTTATTGATAATAAGGCTGAAATCATTGAAGCTGCTCACCGCCGTGTTGAAGATATTAATAAAGCTTTCCGTCGCGGTTTGATGACTGAAGATGATCGCTATATTGCAGTAACAACAACATGGCGTGAAGCTAAAGAAGCACTTGAAAAACGTCTGATTGAAACACAAGATCCAAAGAATCCAATCGTTATGATGATGGACTCTGGAGCTCGTGGTAATATCTCTAACTTCTCACAGCTTGCCGGTATGCGTGGTTTGATGGCCGCTCCTAACGGACGAATCATGGAATTACCAATCCTGTCAAACTTCCGTGAAGGTTTGAGCGTATTGGAAATGTTCTTCTCAACCCACGGTGCGCGTAAAGGTATGACCGATACAGCCCTTAAAACGGCCGACTCAGGTTACCTCACACGTCGTTTGGTTGACGTTGCTCAAGATGTTATCATCCGTGAGGACGATTGTGGAACAGACCGTGGTTTAGTGATCAGAGCGATTACTGATGGCAAAGAAGTGACTGAAACACTTGAAGAACGTTTACAAGGCCGTTACACACGTAAATCTGTTAAACATCCAGAAACGGGTGAAGTTCTTATCGGAGCTGACCAATTGATTTCTGAAGACATGGCTCGTAAAATCGTTGAAGCAGGTGTTGAAGAAGTAACAATTCGTTCAGTATTTACTTGTGCAACCCGTCATGGTGTTTGTCGTCACTGTTATGGTATTAACTTGGCAACAGGTGATGCAGTTGAAGTTGGTGAAGCAGTTGGTACAATTGCAGCACAATCTATCGGTGAACCAGGTACACAGCTTACCATGCGTACCTTCCACACGGGTGGTGTTGCGTCAAATACCGATATTACACAAGGTCTTCCTCGTATCCAAGAAATCTTTGAAGCACGTAACCCTAAAGGGGAAGCTGTTATCACTGAAGTTAAGGGTAAAGTTGTTGACATCGAAGAAGATGCCTCAACACGTACTAAGAAAGTATACGTTGAAGGTAAAACTGGCAACGGTGAATATGTCGTACCATTTACAGCTCGTATGAAAGTTGAGATTGGGGACGAAGTTAACCGTGGTGAAGCCTTAACAGAAGGTTCTATCCAACCAAAACGCTTGTTAGAGGTTCGTGATACACTTTCAGTTGAAACTTACTTATTAGCAGAAGTTCAAAAAGTATACCGTAGCCAAGGGGTAGAAATCGGGGATAAACACGTCGAAGTAATGGTACGTCAAATGCTTCGCAAAGTACGTGTTATGGATCCAGGTGATACAGACTTGTTACCAGGTACATTGATGGACATTTCTGACTTTACAGATGCTAATAAAGAAATTGTTATCTCAGGTGGTATCCCAGCGACATCTCGTCCAGTTCTTATGGGTATTACAAAAGCTTCGCTTGAAACCAATTCATTCTTATCAGCGGCATCCTTCCAAGAAACAACACGTGTTCTTACTGACGCTGCAATTCGTGGTAAAAAAGATCACTTGCTTGGTCTTAAAGAAAATGTTATCATCGGTAAAATCATTCCGGCAGGTACTGGTATGGCACGTTACCGTAACATTGAACCGCAAGCGATCAATGAAGTTGAAATCATTGAAGAAACAGAACAAGCAGAAGAAACTGTCGTTACAGAAGCAGAATAA
- a CDS encoding DUF1033 family protein, which produces MYQVIKMYGDWEPWWFIEGWQNDIVDEKEFDQWDEALAFYKQEWQHMKDDFPSYHSQKNLLATFWRTTDKRWCEDCGDDLQQFHSILLLKDRDIIPSDQYVIAFEQRNDTPAAPYMCKLNF; this is translated from the coding sequence ATGTATCAAGTGATTAAAATGTATGGTGATTGGGAACCTTGGTGGTTCATTGAGGGTTGGCAAAATGATATTGTTGACGAAAAAGAATTTGACCAATGGGATGAGGCGTTAGCCTTTTATAAGCAAGAATGGCAACACATGAAAGATGACTTTCCTAGTTACCACAGTCAAAAAAATTTATTAGCAACCTTCTGGAGAACCACAGATAAACGATGGTGTGAAGATTGTGGGGATGACTTACAACAATTCCATTCGATTCTATTGTTAAAAGACCGTGATATTATCCCATCTGATCAGTACGTGATAGCCTTTGAACAACGTAATGATACCCCAGCAGCACCTTATATGTGTAAATTAAATTTTTGA
- the comGA gene encoding competence type IV pilus ATPase ComGA gives MIQSLGMQLIQEASLKQAQDIYLIPQKDSYQVFMRVGDSRQKIGDYEWKDAINLISHFKFVAGMNVGEKRRTQLGSCDYHIDQQCLVSLRLSTVGDYRGHESLVIRLLATQESQLHYWFDSFERIEKAIHGRGLYLFAGPVGSGKTRLMYALMEKYMQDSQIITIEDPVEIKQDAILQLQVNNSIGMTYDNLIKLSLRHRPDLVIIGEIRDTETAQAVIRASLTGAMVFSTIHAKSIPGVFSRLIELGVKRDELLNCLNLIAYQRLIAGGGLIDFATEKFEEHTHNQWNQEVEQLLKQGYIDNEKAKLEKIKG, from the coding sequence ATGATACAAAGCTTAGGCATGCAATTGATTCAAGAAGCCAGTCTCAAACAAGCACAAGATATTTATCTCATACCTCAAAAAGACTCTTATCAAGTTTTTATGAGAGTTGGAGATAGTCGGCAAAAAATAGGAGATTATGAGTGGAAGGATGCGATAAATCTCATTAGTCATTTTAAATTTGTCGCAGGTATGAATGTTGGCGAGAAAAGAAGAACACAACTAGGGTCCTGTGATTATCACATAGATCAGCAATGCCTTGTCTCCTTGAGACTGTCAACAGTGGGTGACTATCGCGGGCATGAAAGTTTGGTTATCCGCCTTTTAGCCACACAAGAGTCACAATTACATTATTGGTTTGACAGTTTTGAAAGGATTGAAAAAGCCATTCATGGTCGAGGTCTTTATTTATTTGCTGGTCCAGTAGGTTCAGGTAAAACACGGTTGATGTACGCGTTAATGGAAAAATATATGCAGGACAGCCAAATTATTACGATTGAAGATCCTGTTGAGATTAAGCAAGATGCTATTTTACAACTCCAAGTCAATAATAGTATTGGAATGACTTATGATAACCTGATTAAATTGTCTTTGAGGCATCGGCCTGATTTAGTGATTATAGGTGAAATACGTGATACAGAAACAGCACAGGCTGTTATTAGAGCAAGTTTGACGGGGGCCATGGTTTTCTCGACCATTCATGCTAAGAGCATTCCAGGAGTTTTCTCTCGACTGATTGAACTCGGTGTAAAACGAGATGAATTGTTAAACTGTCTCAATTTGATAGCTTATCAACGGTTAATTGCAGGAGGAGGGCTAATTGATTTTGCCACAGAAAAATTCGAAGAGCATACCCATAATCAATGGAATCAAGAGGTTGAGCAACTTCTTAAACAAGGATATATCGATAACGAAAAAGCCAAGTTGGAAAAAATTAAAGGCTAA